The nucleotide sequence TTCGCGAAAGCGCACCGCGTATCCATCTTTGGACATTGTGAATCGTCGCCTCGTCGGCCATGCTCGATGCGAGGTGGTGGATGGCGCTACGCCGGACAGGTCTGCTGGTTTTCCTCGCCGTGCTGGCCCGCTCTTCAGCAGAGGCGGAAGAGTGGTCGAGCGCTCGCATCGCGCGGCTCCCTGATTCGGCCTTTGCAGTCGTCGAGATCTCGCCTGACGGACGGAAAGTACGTCATCTTCCCCATCACGACGCGACCGGCGCCGTTGACCCCCCCCACCTGAGGGCCGCTCGGGCCCGGCTAGCGCAGGTCAAGTGGCTGGACCCCGTGAACGCATCCGTCGCCCGCCGCCATCTCGAGAGCCATTCTCCTTCCTGGCGCGTCCCCTGATCGCAGAAGCGATCAGGGGTTGTCGCCAACAGATCGTAACGGAGCCGACGAGACAGCGTGTCAGGTCGCGCTAGCTCGAGAAGGCGGATGATCCCGGCCGTGTACCTGGGCGGGTGGGCTCGTGGCCTCCACCGCGACGAATTCGTCGATGATCCGGTAGCGGTGCCTGGCCCCCCGCGGGACCACCCAGGAATCGCCCTGACCGAGCGTGATGAGCTGCCCTTCGCTCTCGAACTCGGCCGTGCCCTCGATGACGTAGCCGACCGTCTCGTAGTCGCGGACGGTTTGCTCGGTGGTCTTACCGGGCTCCTCTTGCCACAGCCGCATCGACACCGACTTGCCGGAGGCGAGGTAGACCTGGCCCATGTCGCCATGCGGCGAATGCCTGGATTCGACTTTGGTGATGCTGGAGTCACCCATTCGATGCCTCCCTCCCCGGCCTCGAGCGGAGCTTGGTAGCTCGACCGGCCGCTGCTCTCGCCGAATCGGATCTCGCTAGCTTGCCTTGCGTCGTGAGCTCGATCGGGATTCACGCTTTAGGGCGGCCGGACGGGCCGCGGTCCGCCGCACGTCGAGCACGACCTCATGCCATTCATGCTCCTCGGGCTCCAATACCAGCCCCTCGAGCTCCTCGCGCGTCTCCGCAAACTCGGGATCTTCGTGCCATTTCTCCCAGTCGTCTCGAGTCTCCCAGGTGCCCACGATCACGCGCCGCGTGGGATCGTCCTCGGGTTCGAGCATCTGACCTCCGACCCAGCCCCGCTGATTCTTCGCCGCCGCCATGCGCTCGCGCATCGCGGCATCCCAATCTTGCTCGCTGCCTTCCTTGAGGTGAACGTTCGTCACGATGGTCACCATCGCTTCTGTCCTCCTGTGGGGTCGTCCGAGAGTGGAGCCAGGCACCGGTCGTCATGACCAGTTCGATCAAGGCGCTGAGGTTAGCAAGGGTTATGCCAGAGAGCGAGATGACGGCTGCTTGGGCGGAATGCTTCGGATGCTCCACGTCCGACCGGCAAATTTGCGCAGGAGGCTGTCCCGTTTACCGAGTGAATCTTACAAAGGGCAGCCAGCGTGGGCGCTCGCCCGTGCGCGGGCCGCCGGTCCAGAGCGTCCCGATAAGGTAGGATGCGCGGCATGGATCGCCTGCAGAGACTGATCAGATTGTGCTCAGGGCTGGGGCTCCTCGTGACGAGCTGGATGGGCTGCGCGCGCGTCCTCGGCGTGGAGGTGCCCTACGTCCAGACGCCCTCCGAGGTGGTCATGGAGATGCTGAGGCTGGCCCGCGTCACGCCCGAGGACGTCGTGTACGATCTCGGGTCGGGAGACGGGCGGCTCGTCATCGCGGCTGCCCGCTATTTCGGCGCGCGCGGCGTGGGCATCGAGCTCGACCCGGCCCTCGTCGCCGAGTCGGTGAAGATCGCACGGCGCGCGGGGGTGGGCGAGCGCACGCGGTTCCTGCAGCAGGACATCTTCGAGGCCGATATCGGCGAGGCGACCGTGGTGACGATGTACCTCTCACCCAGCGTCAACGCGCGCTTGCGGCCCAAGCTCCAGAGCCAGCTCAAGCCCGGCGCGCGCATCGTCTCTCACGATTTCCCCATCGGCGACTGGGCGCCCGAGCGCGTTTTCCAGTTCAAGGGGCCCGACCGCATCCACGCG is from Candidatus Methylomirabilota bacterium and encodes:
- a CDS encoding methyltransferase domain-containing protein, with amino-acid sequence MDRLQRLIRLCSGLGLLVTSWMGCARVLGVEVPYVQTPSEVVMEMLRLARVTPEDVVYDLGSGDGRLVIAAARYFGARGVGIELDPALVAESVKIARRAGVGERTRFLQQDIFEADIGEATVVTMYLSPSVNARLRPKLQSQLKPGARIVSHDFPIGDWAPERVFQFKGPDRIHALSLWTVPPR
- a CDS encoding cupin domain-containing protein, which produces MGDSSITKVESRHSPHGDMGQVYLASGKSVSMRLWQEEPGKTTEQTVRDYETVGYVIEGTAEFESEGQLITLGQGDSWVVPRGARHRYRIIDEFVAVEATSPPAQVHGRDHPPSRASAT
- a CDS encoding antibiotic biosynthesis monooxygenase — protein: MVTIVTNVHLKEGSEQDWDAAMRERMAAAKNQRGWVGGQMLEPEDDPTRRVIVGTWETRDDWEKWHEDPEFAETREELEGLVLEPEEHEWHEVVLDVRRTAARPAALKRESRSSSRRKAS